Part of the Acidobacteriota bacterium genome is shown below.
GGCGGACTGGGATTTATCGGAAGCAATCTCGCCCGTAGGCTTTTAGAACTTGGCGCGAAAGTTACGCTGGTTGATTCTCTGGTTCCCGAATATGGAGGAAATCCTTTTAATATTCGCGGGATTGAAGGTCGCGTACACGTCAACATCGCTGATGTTCGTGATGAACACAGTATGGCTTATCTGGTTAAAGGTCAGGATTTTATTTTCAACCTGGCAGGGCAAGTCAGTCACATCGACAGCATGGAAAACCCTTACACGGATTTGGAAATCAACGTGCGTTCACAGCTTTCGATTATGGAAGCCTGCCGGAAAAATAACCGCAACGTCAAAATTATCTACACCAGTACGCGACAGGTTTACGGAAAACCTAATTACCTTCCGGTCGATGAAAATCACATTGCATCACCTACCGATGTCAATGGCATCAACAAATTATGCGGCGAACTGTATCACATCCTTTATCATAATGTTTATGGCATCCGCGCCGTTTCATTGCGCCTCACGAATACCTACGGGCCGCGACAACTTTTGAAACACTCCCGACAAGGGTTCATTGGGTGGTTCATTCGTTTGATAGTCGAAGGCAAAGAGATTCAGCTATTCGGAGACGGGTCGCAGATGCGCGATTTCAATTATGTCGATGATGTCGTTGAAGCCCTGTTGCTGGCAGCGGTAAGCGAAAAATCGAACGGTCAAATTTTTAATCTCGGCGGTGATGAACCCGTCAGCTTGAAAAATCTGGTCGAGTTAATGATTGAAATAAATGGCAGCGGCAATTACCGATTAGTTCCCTTCCCGGATGAAAAAAAAGC
Proteins encoded:
- a CDS encoding NAD-dependent epimerase/dehydratase family protein encodes the protein MVDKTFQGQKTLITGGLGFIGSNLARRLLELGAKVTLVDSLVPEYGGNPFNIRGIEGRVHVNIADVRDEHSMAYLVKGQDFIFNLAGQVSHIDSMENPYTDLEINVRSQLSIMEACRKNNRNVKIIYTSTRQVYGKPNYLPVDENHIASPTDVNGINKLCGELYHILYHNVYGIRAVSLRLTNTYGPRQLLKHSRQGFIGWFIRLIVEGKEIQLFGDGSQMRDFNYVDDVVEALLLAAVSEKSNGQIFNLGGDEPVSLKNLVELMIEINGSGNYRLVPFPDEKKAIDIGSFYGDFSKITNTLNWRPQTKLREGLIKTFDYYKENFSWYKE